DNA from Salvelinus namaycush isolate Seneca unplaced genomic scaffold, SaNama_1.0 Scaffold131, whole genome shotgun sequence:
ataacatctgctaaccgtgtgtatttgaccaataacatttgatttgattttggaggATCGAGAACTTTGGCCAATCAGAAcgttaaaaaacaacaactaaaTTCACCGTGTCTGCTTTGATATTCATAAAACTCCATCGACCCCTCTTGCACAGTGGAACCCAAAACGATATGTTACCACTTGGTTACAGTTACACCGTTGTCCCCGAGGACACCCAACCCAGAGTGGCCACAGCAAAGCCCAGGGAGCCTGATCCTCTCTGGAAGTTGCTGTAGCCCTGCTTGGGATATCTAGCCTATATtggctattggttgagatgcagaGCCGTTACTCGTCTTTCTCGCCACCACCAGAGAGAAGACCTGTAGGCTGCTGTGCCTACGTATTTATTTGGTTGGTCATTCAATCGTTGTTCATGGAATTTTTGTCGTaattaaatataatatatttcGAATCTGAATACATTTTCGGTGTATTATCGAACTGAAAAAAGTGAGGGAGTGCACCTACCTCGCCTCCTCCAGCACTACACACCTGTTATATctgagttgtgcctgttgtcataGAGATAGAGAACTCATGGGAATAAACCGTTTTAGCATAAGGGCATTCAGtttcaccattttaaagtagggtggggattcctatgagttgggagcaattatccaatgaagaagaaaaatgtactactttaaaatggagatatgAGCTAAAAATGGAAGgaggaacagacaaggacaggtccgttctagcctgaggaacagacaaggacaggtccgttctagcctgaggaacagacaaggacaggtcagttccagcctgaggaacagacaaggacaggtccgttctagcctgaggaacagacaaggacaggtcagttctagcctgaggaacagacaaggacaggtcagttctagcctgaggaacagacaaggacaggtccgttctagcctgaggaacagacaaggacaggtcagttctagcctgaggaacagacaaggacaggtcagttctagcctgaggaacagacaaggacaggtcagttctagcctgaggaacagacaaggacaggtcagttctagcctgaggaacagacaaggacaggtcagttccagcctgaggaacagacaaggacaggtcagttccagcctgaggaacagacaaggacaggtcAGTTCCAACCTGAGGAACAGACAAGGGCAGGTCAGTTCTAGcctgaggaacagacaaggacaggtcagttctagcctgaggaacagacaaggacaggtcagttctagcctgaggaacagacaaggacaggtcagttctagcctgaggaacagacaaggacaggtcagttctagcctgaggaacagacaaggacaggtcagttctagcctgaggaacagacaaggacaggtcagttctagcctgaggaacagacaaggacaggtcagttccagcctgaggaacagacaaggacaggtcAGTTCCAGCCTGAGGAACAGACAAGGGCAGGTCAGTTCCAACCTGAGGAACAGACAAGGGCAGGTCAGTTCTAGcctgaggaacagacaaggacaggtcagttctagcctgaggaacagacaaggacaggtcagttctagcctgaggaacagacaaggacaggtcAGTTCTAGAAGGAAGGAAAAGACAAGGACAGGTCAGTTCCAGcctgaggaacagacaaggacaggtcAGTTCTAGAAGGAAGGAAAAGACAAGGACAGGTCAGTTCCAGcctgaggaacagacaaggacaggtcagttccagcctgaggaacagacaaggacaggtcagttctagcctgaggaacagacaaggacaggtccgttctagcctgaggaacagacaaggacaggtcCGTTCTAGCCTGAGGAACAGATAAGGACAGCTCAGTTCTAGCCTGAGGAATAGACAAGGACAGGTCAGTTCCAGcctgaggaacagacaaggacaggtcagttccagcctgaggaacagacaaggacaggtcAGTTCCAACCTGAGGAACAGACAAGGGCAGGTCAGTTCTAGcctgaggaacagacaaggacaggtcAGTTCTAGCCTGAGGAACAGACAAGTACCGCTTACCGGTGCTGTAGCAGTGAGAacagagaaaagtctatgacttgggtggctggagtctttgacaatttttagggccttcctctgacaccgcctggtatagaggtcctggatggcacgaagcttggccccggtgatgtactgggccgtacgcactaccctctgtagtgcctagcagtcggaggctgagcagttgccataaaaggcagtgatgcaacccgtcaggatgctctcgatggtgcagctgtaaaaccttttgaggatctgaggacccatgccaaatcttttcagtctcctgaggagaaATAGGTTTTGGATGTTGGCCCTTACTCATAGTTACTTGTCTTAACCCAAAATAGGTTTACTCCCATATCtgcattgttttttttttttaaattgcatgtAGACAAACAATTGACATCTTGATTTTAGATTTTTACTTTCAAAATCTACAAGTAATACCGTTTCACAGAACTTTTTGAAATTGGCAGATTTTTTTGGCTGATTTAAGATAAAACTTCAACACTGTTACGGTCCACACAGATACACTGTACTTCTGGAAACACCTACAGCTAAGGTACACGCTATGCCCTGGGGCCTGGACTACCCGTTTCATCAGATATCCCTGGGGCCTGGACTACCCGTTTCATCAGATATCCCTGGGGCCTGGACCACCCGTTTCATCAGATATCCCTGGGGCCTGGACCACCCGTTTCATCAGATATCCCTGGGGCCTGGACTACCCGTTTCATCAGATATCCCTGGGGCCTGGACCACCCGTTCCATCAGATATCCCTGGGGCCCGGACCACCCGTTTCATCAGATATCCCTGGACAACCCGTTTCATCAGATATCCCTGGACAACCCGTTCCATCAGATATCTCTATGAAGATCATTGAACACTATGAGAAAGGAGACAAGGTCTCATATTATAATATACTCTACTCAACCTTAAGTCCCCAATCAGATTGCATGGGGAaatactttatttaactaggcaagtcagttaagaacaaattcttatttacaatgactgcctacaccggctaaatccggacgacactgggccaattgtgcgccgccctatgggactcccaatcacagccagttgtgatacagcctggagtcgaaccagggtgtctgtagtgacgcctcaaccactgagatgcagtgccgtagaccgctgcgatacagcctggaatcgaaccagggtgtctgtagtgacgcctctagcactgagatgcagtgccgtagaccgctgtgatacagcccggaatggaaccagggtgtctgtagtgaagcTTCAAGActtgagatgcagtgtcttagaccactgtgatacagcctggaatggaaccagggtgtctgtagtgacgcctcaaccactgagatgcagggtcttggaccgctgtgccactcgggagccctatggACGTATCCTTCACAGATGAGGAATGGCAAAAACATACTGAGGTCCAATAAGAACGTTGCAAGAGAGCTGTCTCCATTGACAACCATCCACAGGTTCTACTGAACTCTCCTGACTGCTGGGGATGCAACCAGGACAGAGACACCTTGGTGTTCTGGACATGCCCACGTTTACAACAGTTCTGGATGATTCCCTTTGGCCCAAGACTGTTCCTACTCTCAAATCCCTCTGAACTGAAACATGTGGCAAACTACACTGGGGATTGTACACAAACTACCCTGCTCTGTGCCTGCAAAATTATACCCCCCTAATAGAAGAGCCACCTCAGATAGCAGGTTGACGCTTGTCATGattcttgtcctggaggcagaacggAGCCATTTCCCCTTAGATAGATCAGCTGCAAAGTCCAAATTGGctacagtgaattcggaaagtattcagaccccttcacttttttttgttacattttgttacattacagccttattctaaaatggacaaaATAATTTTtcttcttcaatctacacacattaacccaaaatgacaaagcgaaaacaggtttttagaaatgtttgcaaaaaaaatcatccttgagatgtttctacaacttggagtccacctgtggtaaattcagttgattggtcatgatttggaaaggcacacacctgtctatataaggttccacagttgacagtgcatgtcagagcaaaaaccaagccatgaggttgaaggaattatctgaagagctccgagacaggattgtgtcgaagcacagatctggagaaggataccaaaaaatggctgcagcattgaaggtccccaagaacagtggtctccatcattcttaaaatggaagaagtttggaaacaccaagactcttcctagagctggctgcccggccaaactgagcaatcgggagagaagggccttgatcagggagggaatcaagaacccgatggtcactctgacagagctctagagatcctctgtggagatgggagaacattccagaaggacaaccatctctgcagcactccaccaatcaggcctttatggtagagtggccagatggaagtcactcctcaATAACACActcatgacagcctgcttggagtttgccaaaaggcacctaaaggactctcagaccatgagaaacaagattctctggtctgatgaaaccaagattgaactctttggcttgaatgccaagcatcacacctggaagaaacttggcaccatccctacagtgaagcatggcggtggcagcatcatgctgtggggatgtttttcagcggcagggactaggagacaggATAaaaggaaagatgaacagagcaaagtacagagagatccttgatgaaaacctgctccagagccctcaggacctctgactggggcAGGACAAcgggacaacaaccctaagcacacagccaagacaacacaggagtggcttcagaacaattctcaatgtccttgagtggcccagccagagcccagacttgaatccgattgaacatctctggagagacctgaaaatagctgtgcagcgacgctccccatcaaacctgacagcgcttgagaggatctgcagagaagaatgggagaaacttccaaaatacaggtgtgccaagcttgtagcgtcatacccaagaagactctgctgtaatcgctgccaaaggtgcttcaacaaagtactgagtaaagggtctgaatacttgtgtaaatgtcatatttcatttttatttttaaaaaataataaaaaattgctaacatttctagacctgtttttgcttagtcattatggggtattgtgtagattaatgaggaaaataacaaatttaatcaattttagaataaggctgtaacgtaacaaaatgtggaaaaggggaaggtgtctgaatacttccgaatgTATGTTGTCAAAATTCATACAAACAAAAATGAAGATCAAAAAGCTCATTTAAGGTTAGaaattagggttagcagtgtggttaacaattaggtttaaaatcagattttatgactgtgCCAGCTAGTGAGCACTCTGCAgcgctgcctccagaacaagattcaacACTAACCTGCCCTAAGATTGCATCCCcctcttgacccccccccccccccctttatcaAGTTGTGTTGACAGAATGTTAATATTAGTTGAAATAAAAGTTACATTCCCCAAATAATACTCAATTTGTGGAAGGACCCACACACTCGGTCCTCAGCCCTAGGCTCAACGCCAACAAGGTATCCACACTCACTATATCCTCTGTATACTGCTCTACCCCGTCTGTGAAAGGGTGTGACGCACTCTTGGTTGGTAGGAGGTCCATGTCCATCTCAGCTTTTCTCTTCCTTGGAGAAAAGGTCAGTGGAAGGCCTTTATCCTGTGGAACATGGGCCTTCATATCCAGCAACACGCTTCTGAGCTGTGAAGACAGGTCAGTCACGTACTGTTCCTCTTGGAGATGATAAGTGAGTTCTGTGATCTCTTTAAGATATCCTGCACATTGCCTCCGTAACCGCAGCAGCTTCCTAGAGGACCTCTTCTTTCCTCTTACAGATGGACCTTCGTATGGACGGTCAATGTTGGAGTCTCTGGTGGCCTGCTTGGTCTTAAACATGACATTTCTTATGTCACTGTCAGTGGGGTAATAGCGCCTGCGAGTAGGTGGAGGGGGCTGCTCTCCATGGAAAAGCTCTTCCACTACAAAGGTGTTCAGATGACACTTCATTTCAGTCATCTTTCTCACACCAGACAGAGTCAGCTGCTCtatcttctctctcagcctggcaTCTACAGCTTCCCGAACATAAGCTGCCTGTTGGAGAAAGAACACATGGGTTTATCATAAAGGAGTCAGTGGGTAACTTAACCAACACTCTATTATATAGATTCTATAGATATATTTACCTCGCCAACAACTGCATGTGAGCTGTGctcagagagggaggggaacCTGACGCAGTAGACAACCTCTGCCTTCACGGAGCTGGGTGTTTCACTTAGTGCTGCCTTCAGAGTTTGGGAGGCCTCCTTTTTAGAGCACACTGTACTTTCCTCAATCTAGACAAAAAAAAATGTGGTATTTGTTACATATCTACTGTTACTATGTACAGTGTTAGGCTGATTCACACAGACagtccaattctgatcttttttccctACTAATTGATCTTttcaccaatcagatcagctcttttgcccaTAATTGTaaatgggctgcctgtgtaaacacggCCTTAGACTTTGACCAACTGTAGGCCTTAAAACGTTTTCATATTTACCTTAAAATCAGGAAAGCGAATAACGTGGGCGATGTTGATTATAGCCTTGCAGTCCACCTTTTTGGTATTTTGTACCAGTTTCCGTTTCTGTAGAAAGGTATGGTCTTCAAGCTATGGAAGATGGCAAAACATTtaataataatttttaaaagAATTGGACttccagtaccagtcaaaagtttggacacagctactcattcaatttgtactattttctacattgtagaataatagtgaagacatcaaacctatgatataacacatatggaatcacatagtcaccaaaaaagtgttaaacaattccaaatatatttttgatttttcaaagtagccaccctttgccttaatgacagttttgcacactcttggcattctctcaaccagcttcacctggaatgcttttccaacagtcttgagagttcccacatatgctgagaacttgttggctgcttttccttcactctgcggtccaactcattgcaaaccatctcaattgggttgaggttgcgtgattgtggaggccaggtcatctgctgcagcactccatcactctcttggtcaaatagcccttacacagcctggatgtgtgtttggtcattgtcctgttgaaaaacaaatgatagtcccactaagcgcaaaccagatggaatggcatatcgctgcagaatgctgtggtagccatactggttaagtgtgccttgaattctaaataaaatcactgacagtgttaccagcaaagcacccccacaccatcacacctcctcctcctccatgcttcactgtgggaaccacacatgcagagatcatccgttcacctactctacgtctcacaaagacacggcggttggaaccaaaaatcttaaatttggactcatcagaccaaaggacagatttccaccttgtctaatgtccattgctggtgTTTATTGGCcccagcaagtctcttcttattattggtgtcctttagtagtggtttctttgcagctattcgaccatgaaggcctgattcacgcagtctcctctgaacagttgatgttgagatgagtcTGTTACTTGAAGTCTGTTATGCAataatttgggctgcaatttctgaggctggaaactctaatgaacgtatcctctgcagcagaggtaacactgggtcttcctttcctgtggtggtcctcaagaaacagtttcatcgtagcgcttgatggtttttgcaactgcacttgaagaaactttcaaaattctttacattttctgaattgactggccttcatgtcttaaagtaatgatggactgtcgtttgtctttgcttatttgagctgttcttgccataatacggacttggtcttttaccaaataaggctatcttctgtataccacccctaccttgtcacaacacaactgattggctcaaacgcataaagaaggaaagaaattccacaaattaacttttaacaagtcacatctgttaattgatatgcattccaggtgactacctcatgaagctggttgagagaatgccaagagtgtgcaaaactgtcatcaaggcaaagggtggctactttgaagtatctgaaatatattttgatttgtttaacactggtTACTAtatggttactatatgattccatgtgttatttcatagttgatgtcttcactataattccacaatgtataaaatagtaaaaataaagaaaaaccctggaatgattaggtgtgtccaaactttcgactggtactgtatatagcacTTTTGTAGACACCCAAAGCTCTTTACAGTGTACagggaaactcaccaccctaaccccatcTACATACTCTtgcaataagtgccatgggatctttagtgaccagagTTAGGACAACCCTTTAAAGTCCCATCTTATTGAGGAACATTCCATTGTTAGTACTTCAACATGATTCTAATTAAATGTTATAAAGTGCATGGTGTAAATGACAGTGATCCGTCTCTGAACTTACTTCCTTCTTGTCTCTTTCAGCAGCATATTTCTCTTTggcttttgtctgtctgtctttgcccTGGTGGCATTCATACGTCTTTGTGCCAACAACTTGAAACGGAACACCATTGAATGGGATACTTTTACTCTCCCAGCTGAGTTTTTTCCGTGCCAAAGGCTGTGCATCTGTTAAAAAGGTCAACAATATGATATATTACTATTAGAATGATAGGCTTGTAGGGAAACTAACAAAGTTGCTCTGTCAAATAACTCATCTGTTCTTGAAATGGATCCCTTATGCTGATGATGCACTAGCAATTTTGAGGCAATAAAGTTGAGCATCGTTGCCATGGCAGCATTGGTTGCTGCAACCAATGTACTCTTAAGGAGTGTAGGTGAGTCTACCATTACTCTTTATGGTCAAAGGACCTTATACACTACACGATCCCCAAaaaatgtggacacctgctcgtcgaacatctcattccaaaaatcatgggtattaatatgaaCTTGGTCCCCCTTTCCTGCTATAAGAAat
Protein-coding regions in this window:
- the LOC120036328 gene encoding uncharacterized protein LOC120036328 — encoded protein: MAYHEFKFEDQITKYIREQELETSLKFITLRKDKSFGQKDAQPLARKKLSWESKSIPFNGVPFQVVGTKTYECHQGKDRQTKAKEKYAAERDKKELEDHTFLQKRKLVQNTKKVDCKAIINIAHVIRFPDFKIEESTVCSKKEASQTLKAALSETPSSVKAEVVYCVRFPSLSEHSSHAVVGEAAYVREAVDARLREKIEQLTLSGVRKMTEMKCHLNTFVVEELFHGEQPPPPTRRRYYPTDSDIRNVMFKTKQATRDSNIDRPYEGPSVRGKKRSSRKLLRLRRQCAGYLKEITELTYHLQEEQYVTDLSSQLRSVLLDMKAHVPQDKGLPLTFSPRKRKAEMDMDLLPTKSASHPFTDGVEQYTEDICSMIFIEISDGTGCPGISDETGCPGISDETGGPGPRDI